The following nucleotide sequence is from Hydrogenimonas thermophila.
GCAAATTTTTATGACTATCTTCAACAAAAAGAGCCACCTCAAATTTTGGTGGTAGAAAATGATAAAGAGGCACAAACTGCTAAAGCAGTAGCTAAAATTCTCGGGTTTGATACAGTTGTACTACCAGATTTTAGAGCCACTTTTGGAGAAGACTTAAGAAGCTGGAAAGAAGAGCTCTTTGAACTCAATAGTGCTTTAAAAGAATATTATCAAAAAAATATCCAAAATCTCCTATTAATAGTTCCTTTCCATACTCTCATCTATCTACTGCCTAAACCTGAACTCTTAGATACTTTCTCTATTTCCTTTGGTGATGATATCGATTTAGAGAATCTTAAAAATAGGCTCTATGCGTGGGGCTACAGTTTTGTAGATGTCGTTGAAACAAAAGGTGAAGTGTCAATTCGTGGGGATATTATAGATATCTTTTCACCCAATGCCAATAACCCTTGGCGTATCAGCCTTTTTGATACAGAAGTTGAGAGTATTCGCACCTTTGAAGTTGAGAACCAAAAATCAAACAAAAATGAAGAGATTGAAGAGATTATGATTGCCCCGGCACTATTTTCATTCTCAACAGAGCAGTTTGAAGCATTACAAAAAAAAGTTGAAGCAAGCGATAGTGATGTCTTTGTCAAAGATGTTGCCTCACTGGGCTTTTGGTATTTAGATGAGCTTTCGCATGATTTGATGGCAGGTAAAAGAGCGGTTGCGATTAAAAATTTGCAAGATGAGATAGTATTTGCTTATGAGCATGCAAAAAATGCACTCCCTAAAGAGCGGTTTAATTTAGAAGTAATTCCTGAAACAAAACGAGCTAAAGTGATTGAACCTATCAATGTCGATCTTTTGACAGAGAATTACCCTGAAAGAGAGTTGGTGATTGTTGCTGAGAGTGATGCACTGGTTAGAAGGAGCCCCATTAAAGAGTTGGCACGGGCAACGATTGTCAAAACTGACGGAGTTGTTAATCTTCTAACACCAGATAAGATCATTGTCTCTTTAAATAAACCATTTAAAAAACGTGTCGTTAAACGACCAACTATTTTACTTGATGATCTCAAACCAGGGGATTATGTCGTACACGAAAGTTATGGTGTAGGGATCTTTAAAGGAATTGAACCGCATCAGGTATTGGGGGCAATGCGTGATTTTGTCCATATCACTTACCAAAATGACGATACTTTGCTATTGCCGGTTGAAAACCTTGATATGATCGACCGCTACATTGCCGAAGGGGGTTCACTACCTGTTCTTGATCGCCTTGGTAAGGGTGGATTTGGCAAACTCAAAGCGAAAGTAAAAGATCGTCTCTTTGCTATTGCTAGTGAGATTGTGAATATGTCGGCAAAGCGCTTATTGATGAAAGGTGCTGTCATTAAGACCGATATTCCTGAACTTATGCAGTTTCGTGAAGCGGCAGGTTTTGAATATACACCCGATCAGATTAAAGCAGTTGAAGAGATTTTTGCTGATCTCTCCAGTGGGCGCGTGATGGATAGACTTCTTAGCGGTGATGTTGGATTTGGTAAAACAGAAGTGGCGATGAATGCTATTTTAGCGGTGGTGAAGTCTGGGTATCAGAGTGCTTTTGTTGTACCAACAACACTGCTAAGCAGCCAACACTTTAAAAGTGTCCGTGATCGTCTAGATCCTTTTGGTGTGCGTGTTGATAAACTTGACCGTTTTACGACAGCCAAACAAAAAAAGCGTATTTTAGAAGAGCTTGAGAAGGGTGAGCTTGATGTTGTTATTGGTACACATGCACTGCTTGGAGCGACTTTTAAAAACCTTGGGCTTGTGATTATCGATGAAGAGCATAAATTTGGTGTAAAGCAAAAAGAGGCACTAAAACAGATGAGTGTGAATGTTCACCTTTTGAGTATGAGTGCAACACCGATTCCAAGAAGTCTCAATATGGCACTGAGTAAAATTAAAGGGTACAGTGAACTGCGAACACCTCCTGTGGAGCGCAAAGGGGTGCGAACCTTTGTCAAGAGTTTTGATGAAACAGTTGTAAAAGAGGCGATTATGCGTGAATTGCGCCGTGGAGGGCAACTTTTTTATGTCTATAACTCGATTGCAGGGATTGAGAGTAAAAAAGAGGAGCTTCTTGAGATCTTACCTGATCTTCGTATTTTGATTCTTCACTCTAAAATTACAGCAGTTCAGACAGAAAAAGAGATCCTCAAATTTGAGGCAGGTCAGTATGACTTGTTGCTTAGTACCTCCATTATCGAATCGGGTATTCATATGCCTAAAGTCAATACTATGATAGTTGATGGAGCTGATAGGTTTGGTATGGCTGATTTGCATCAGCTTAGAGGACGTGTTGGTCGGGGTAAATTGGAAGGGTATTGTTACTTCCTTGTTGAAAACAAAGATGCTTTAAGTGAACAAGCCAAACGACGGTTGATTGCACTAGAATCTAACTCATTCCTTGGTAGCGGTGCAGTCTTGGCATATCACGATCTTGAGATTCGAGGTGGTGGTAACTTGATCGGTGAGAGTCAGAGTGGACATATTAAGCAGATAGGTTATGCACTCTATTTGAAGATGCTTGAAGATGCTATTCGTGCCTTAAGCCAAGAGAGTGCACCAGAACGAAAACGAGTTGATATTAAACTTTCCATTACTGCATACATCTCTGAAGAGTTAGTATCGCATGATAGGGTGCGTTTAGAGCTTTACCGACGTTTGAGTAGCTGTGAGAGTGTGCATGATGTCATTGAGATTGAGCAAGAGATTGAAGATCGTTTTGGTAAGCCTGATCTTCCAACACGCCAATTCCTTGATCTTGTAACTATTAAAGTTCTAGCTCAACAAAAAGGAGTTGAGCGAATAAGCAATTACAATGAGCATATTACAATACAGTATAATGAGGAGAATAAAACGACTTGTAAGGCACGAAGTCGTGATGATGATGACTTGATTGCAACGGTGTTGGAAGAGCTTAGAAAGTGATGATGGGTGATGGATTAAGAAAGGGATAAAATGAAGAAGTTATGTGTATTGTTAGGGTGTGTATCGGTGCTTTTTGGGGGAGAGTTTTACTATATGAATGGCGGGAAGCGGGTGGAGCTTACACCAGTTGAGAGTGATGCTATTGCACCAAGAACATCTCAAAATTTATTGCGTTTTAAAGATGCACAAGGAAAAGATATTGCAATTCCAAACCGACTTCTTGTCAAGTTGAAAGATTGTGAGAATTTAGATAAGTATCTAAAAATGTATGAGATGAAGATTGTTAAAGAGTACCCAAACAATACATTTCTTTTAGAGACAGATTCACCTAAATTAGCAATGGATGCAGCTAATGCATTGAGTCAAAAGCCTGATGTAATCTATGCACAGCCTGACTTGATTAAAAAATGGAATTTACGATGAATAGAGGTTTTTTTATATCTGGACTTTTAGCAATTCTATTATTATTGCAAGGGTGCGGTGGTGGAGGTGGAGAGTCTACTGTAAGTGATCCTTCAGTTATAGAATCTGGTGTTTTAACAAGAACTGTAGCACCTTATAGCGATAATCCTCTATTTAATGAACAGTGGTACTTTTATAAAAATGATGAGTTTTACTCATACTATGGAATAGATTCAGATGCTCATATACACCCTTTGCTTACACAAACATATACTGGTAAAGGTATTAAAGTTGCAGTAATTGATGATGCTTTGGATGTAACTCATGAAGATTTGCAAGGAGCACTTGTATACACTTATGACACTGAAACAGAAACTACTAATGTAATGCCAAGAGATGATAGTGAAAACCATGGAACAGAAGTTACAGGTTTGATAGGTGCTAACAGTAACAGTATTGGAATATCAGGCATTGCTCCCGGATCTGAACTTATATTTATACGTTTACCTTTTAATCAAAACATTAGTGAATCAATGATTATTGATGCATTTTACAAAGCCAAAGAGTTGGGGGCTGATGTCATAAATTGCAGTTGGGGAAGTGGGAATGTTAGCGATGCTGTCAAAGCAGCTATTGTAGATGTTGCTAAAACTGGTCGAAATGGTAAAGGAACTATTATTGTTTTTGCTTCAGGAAATGGCGGTTTTGATGAAATTGGCGATCCTATAGGAAATGATGAGTCAGGAATAGCTGAAGTTTTAGCAGTCAGTTCGACAAATATATATAATGAGCGAACATCTTATAGTAATTATGGTCCCGAGTTAGATTTATTGGCTCCAGGTGGAGAGTATCTTGGTTTGGTGACACTTGATCAAATGGGAGTAAATGGACTTGTAAATGGTAACTATGTGCCATATAACTCTAATTTTACATTTGCAGGAACTTCTGCATCAGCTCCTATTGTTACAGGCATTGTTGCTCTTTTATTGGAAGCAAATGGCAACCTTACAAGAGAAGAGGTTATGAATATATTAGAAACTAATGCAGATAAAGTTGATGTTACTCAATGTAATTATGACCCAGTTACTGGGCATAGCATTTATTGTGGTTATGGAAAAGTTAATGTAGAACGTGCAATTGGTGCGGTTTTAGGAGGATAAAATGAGAGAACTTTTTATTTTGCGCCATGCCAAATCTAGCTGGGATGATCCAAGTTTAGCTGATTTTGACAGACCGTTAAACAGTAGAGGAAAAGAGGATGCTCCATTAATGGGAGAGCATTTAGCAAAATTGGGAGTAAAACCTGACATTATTGTATCTTCACCGGCAAAACGGGCTAAAAAGACAGCAAAGATTGTAGCTGAACAATTAGGGTTTAACCCTGAAAAAATAGAGTTTCGTGAAACTATCTATGAAGCATCACCTCAATCTTTACTCTATCTTGTATGTCAGTTTCCTGAGAATGCAAAGAGAGTAATGCTTGTAGGGCATAATCCAGGACTTACAGAACTTGCAAATATTCTTGGTGATATTAAAATAGAGAATATTCCAACAGCTGGTGTAGTAGGTATCGCATTTGATACTTCAAAATGGGAGGAAGCTTGTCGAATGAAAGGACATACTATACTTTTTGATTTTCCAAAAAAAATTAAAGGAAAAGAGTGAAGATAGGGTTTATTGGTGATATTGTTGGTCGTCCTGGCAGAGGGATGGTTAGAAGGTATTTGCATGAGTTGAGAGAGTCTGAGTCTTTGGACTTTGTCATAGCAAATTATGAAAATGCCAGTCATGGGTTTGGACTCACTGAAAAGAATGCCAAAGAGCTTTTTAAGGCTGGTATTGATGTAATGACTGGCGGTAATCATACTTGGGATAAAAAAGAGATTAACGGATTGCTAGAAACAATGCCACTTTTGCGTCCTATAAACTACCCTGAAGGTGTTCCAGGGCGTGGAGTACGAATATTTGAAGTTTGTAATGAGAGGCTTGCTGTAGTAAATATTATGGGCTATTTTGGTATGCCTATGTGCGAAAATCCTTTTATTGCTGCAAATCATATTGTAGATGTTTTGCACTCAGAAGGTGTAAAAAATATATTTATCGATATTCATGCAGAAGCAACAAGTGAAAAGCGTGCTCTTTTGATGATGCTGCGTCAGAAGGTAAGTGCAATTGTTGGTACTCATACCCATGTTGGCACTGATGATTTGGTAATAGATAGTGGCTGTGCGTACTTAACCGATGTTGGACTTACTGGGTGTCGTGACAATGTTATAGGAATGGATTCAAAAGTGCCTATTGAGAGATTTTTAACTGGTCTGCCGGGAAGGTTTGATGTTCCTGACAAGTGTAAAGGGATACTTCAAATGGTTGTAATGGAGTTAAAAGATGGAAGAGCAGTTGATGCCTATAAAATTCGTGTATATAGTGAAGGAGATAAAGAAGTCGTACTTAAGGCACGGATTGAGCATAATGATGGATAATGGAGGTTTTAATAATTGACAAATAGTTATGAGTTATTAAAAGCATTACACTCTTTAGATCTACCTATTCAAGAAAGAGATGCTTGGTGGTGGCCAAACAGTGGAACATATGAAGTAGTAATTGGCGCTGTTTTGACACAAAATACCAAGTGGCAGAAGGTTGAAGAGGCGTTAGAGAATTTGCGCACACTTGAAGCATTAACTATAGAAGGATTGGCAAAATTAGATGAAGAGTTGTTGCGCGAAGC
It contains:
- the mfd gene encoding transcription-repair coupling factor, with translation MIEANFYDYLQQKEPPQILVVENDKEAQTAKAVAKILGFDTVVLPDFRATFGEDLRSWKEELFELNSALKEYYQKNIQNLLLIVPFHTLIYLLPKPELLDTFSISFGDDIDLENLKNRLYAWGYSFVDVVETKGEVSIRGDIIDIFSPNANNPWRISLFDTEVESIRTFEVENQKSNKNEEIEEIMIAPALFSFSTEQFEALQKKVEASDSDVFVKDVASLGFWYLDELSHDLMAGKRAVAIKNLQDEIVFAYEHAKNALPKERFNLEVIPETKRAKVIEPINVDLLTENYPERELVIVAESDALVRRSPIKELARATIVKTDGVVNLLTPDKIIVSLNKPFKKRVVKRPTILLDDLKPGDYVVHESYGVGIFKGIEPHQVLGAMRDFVHITYQNDDTLLLPVENLDMIDRYIAEGGSLPVLDRLGKGGFGKLKAKVKDRLFAIASEIVNMSAKRLLMKGAVIKTDIPELMQFREAAGFEYTPDQIKAVEEIFADLSSGRVMDRLLSGDVGFGKTEVAMNAILAVVKSGYQSAFVVPTTLLSSQHFKSVRDRLDPFGVRVDKLDRFTTAKQKKRILEELEKGELDVVIGTHALLGATFKNLGLVIIDEEHKFGVKQKEALKQMSVNVHLLSMSATPIPRSLNMALSKIKGYSELRTPPVERKGVRTFVKSFDETVVKEAIMRELRRGGQLFYVYNSIAGIESKKEELLEILPDLRILILHSKITAVQTEKEILKFEAGQYDLLLSTSIIESGIHMPKVNTMIVDGADRFGMADLHQLRGRVGRGKLEGYCYFLVENKDALSEQAKRRLIALESNSFLGSGAVLAYHDLEIRGGGNLIGESQSGHIKQIGYALYLKMLEDAIRALSQESAPERKRVDIKLSITAYISEELVSHDRVRLELYRRLSSCESVHDVIEIEQEIEDRFGKPDLPTRQFLDLVTIKVLAQQKGVERISNYNEHITIQYNEENKTTCKARSRDDDDLIATVLEELRK
- a CDS encoding S8 family peptidase — its product is MNRGFFISGLLAILLLLQGCGGGGGESTVSDPSVIESGVLTRTVAPYSDNPLFNEQWYFYKNDEFYSYYGIDSDAHIHPLLTQTYTGKGIKVAVIDDALDVTHEDLQGALVYTYDTETETTNVMPRDDSENHGTEVTGLIGANSNSIGISGIAPGSELIFIRLPFNQNISESMIIDAFYKAKELGADVINCSWGSGNVSDAVKAAIVDVAKTGRNGKGTIIVFASGNGGFDEIGDPIGNDESGIAEVLAVSSTNIYNERTSYSNYGPELDLLAPGGEYLGLVTLDQMGVNGLVNGNYVPYNSNFTFAGTSASAPIVTGIVALLLEANGNLTREEVMNILETNADKVDVTQCNYDPVTGHSIYCGYGKVNVERAIGAVLGG
- a CDS encoding SixA phosphatase family protein, coding for MRELFILRHAKSSWDDPSLADFDRPLNSRGKEDAPLMGEHLAKLGVKPDIIVSSPAKRAKKTAKIVAEQLGFNPEKIEFRETIYEASPQSLLYLVCQFPENAKRVMLVGHNPGLTELANILGDIKIENIPTAGVVGIAFDTSKWEEACRMKGHTILFDFPKKIKGKE
- a CDS encoding TIGR00282 family metallophosphoesterase, yielding MKIGFIGDIVGRPGRGMVRRYLHELRESESLDFVIANYENASHGFGLTEKNAKELFKAGIDVMTGGNHTWDKKEINGLLETMPLLRPINYPEGVPGRGVRIFEVCNERLAVVNIMGYFGMPMCENPFIAANHIVDVLHSEGVKNIFIDIHAEATSEKRALLMMLRQKVSAIVGTHTHVGTDDLVIDSGCAYLTDVGLTGCRDNVIGMDSKVPIERFLTGLPGRFDVPDKCKGILQMVVMELKDGRAVDAYKIRVYSEGDKEVVLKARIEHNDG